One Georgenia wutianyii DNA segment encodes these proteins:
- the tyrS gene encoding tyrosine--tRNA ligase has product MSDILEELEWRGLIAQTTDRDAIGAALAAGPVTYYCGFDPSAPSLHHGHLVQLITLRHLQLAGHRPIALVGGATGLIGDPRMSGERTLNDRTVVAEWTDRLRAQIEPFLDFEGDNAARMVNNLDWTSGLSAIDFLREVGKHYRLGTMLAKDTVARRLASDEGISFTEFSYQILQGMDFLELNRRYGCTLQTGGNDQWGNLLSGVELARKADGTTVHALTTPLITKADGTKFGKTEGGAVWLAPDMMSPYAFYQFWLNTEDADVERFLKIFTFRTREEIAELTAAVAERPQAREGQRALARDVTTLVHGADATERVERASQALFGRGELTDLDPQTLGHAVAELPRGEAVVGESNVVDLLVATGLANGRSAARRTVAEGGAYLNNVKVTDEDRVLAPEDLLAGRWVLLRRGRRNLAVAEVAAP; this is encoded by the coding sequence GTGAGTGACATCCTCGAGGAGCTGGAGTGGCGAGGGCTCATCGCCCAGACCACGGACCGGGACGCCATCGGCGCCGCCCTCGCCGCAGGACCCGTCACCTACTACTGCGGCTTCGACCCCAGCGCGCCGAGTCTCCACCACGGGCACCTCGTCCAGCTCATCACGCTGCGCCACCTCCAGCTCGCCGGCCACCGGCCGATCGCGCTGGTCGGGGGAGCGACCGGGCTCATCGGTGACCCGCGGATGTCCGGGGAGCGCACACTCAACGACCGCACCGTCGTCGCCGAGTGGACCGACCGGCTCCGTGCCCAGATCGAGCCGTTCCTCGACTTCGAGGGCGACAATGCGGCCCGCATGGTCAACAACCTCGACTGGACCTCCGGGCTGAGCGCGATCGACTTCCTCCGGGAGGTCGGCAAGCACTACCGGCTCGGCACGATGCTCGCCAAGGACACCGTTGCGCGGCGCCTCGCCAGCGACGAGGGCATCTCCTTCACGGAGTTCAGCTACCAGATCCTCCAGGGCATGGACTTCCTCGAGCTCAACCGCCGCTACGGGTGCACCCTGCAGACCGGCGGGAACGACCAGTGGGGCAACCTGCTCTCCGGTGTCGAGCTCGCCCGCAAGGCCGACGGCACGACGGTCCACGCCCTGACGACGCCGCTCATCACCAAGGCCGACGGCACGAAGTTCGGCAAGACCGAGGGCGGGGCTGTCTGGCTCGCCCCGGACATGATGAGCCCCTACGCCTTCTACCAGTTCTGGCTCAACACCGAGGACGCCGACGTCGAGCGGTTCCTCAAGATCTTCACATTCCGCACCCGGGAGGAGATCGCCGAGCTCACCGCCGCGGTGGCAGAGCGTCCGCAGGCCCGCGAGGGACAGCGCGCCCTGGCCCGCGACGTCACCACCCTCGTCCACGGCGCCGACGCCACCGAGCGGGTGGAGCGCGCGTCGCAGGCGCTCTTCGGACGGGGAGAGCTGACCGACCTCGACCCCCAGACGCTCGGGCACGCGGTGGCCGAGCTGCCGCGGGGGGAGGCGGTCGTGGGGGAGTCCAACGTCGTCGACCTCCTCGTGGCGACCGGTCTTGCGAACGGGCGCTCCGCCGCCCGTCGCACGGTGGCCGAGGGCGGTGCGTACCTCAACAACGTCAAGGTGACCGACGAGGACCGGGTCCTCGCCCCGGAGGACCTGCTCGCCGGACGCTGGGTGCTGCTGCGCCGCGGTCGGCGCAACCTCGCCGTCGCCGAGGTCGCCGCTCCCTGA
- the argC gene encoding N-acetyl-gamma-glutamyl-phosphate reductase, translating into MTVSVAVAGASGYAGGEVLRLLLAHPDVEIGALTASSSAGDLLGKHQPHLLPLAGRVIEPTDPARLAEHDVVVLALPHGASGELTAALEALEGPTPLLLDCGADHRLEDAADWEHFYGGTFAGAWPYGMPELRHAGETGTAAAQREVLRTARTVAVPGCNVTAITLALQPGVSAGVVDPSDVVAVLANGYSGAGKSLKPHLLASEGLGTATPYAVGGTHRHVPEIEQNLRRAGAASVRLSFTPTLVPMARGILATVTAPLAAAASAADVRRAWEDAYAGETFVRLLPEGQWPTTAATLGANTAHVQVTVDERAGRVVAVCAIDNLVKGTAGAAVQSMNLALGLPEGRGLTTVGVAP; encoded by the coding sequence GTGACTGTGTCTGTGGCCGTAGCCGGTGCGAGCGGGTACGCGGGTGGTGAGGTCCTGCGACTGCTCCTCGCGCACCCCGACGTCGAGATCGGCGCGCTCACCGCGAGCTCCAGCGCCGGGGACCTCCTCGGCAAGCACCAGCCCCACCTGCTGCCTCTCGCGGGCCGCGTCATCGAGCCGACCGACCCGGCGCGCCTGGCGGAGCACGACGTCGTCGTCCTCGCCCTGCCCCACGGCGCCTCCGGTGAGCTCACCGCCGCGCTCGAGGCGCTCGAGGGCCCCACGCCCCTCCTCCTCGACTGCGGCGCCGACCACCGCCTCGAGGACGCCGCGGACTGGGAGCACTTCTACGGCGGCACCTTCGCCGGCGCCTGGCCCTACGGCATGCCCGAGCTGCGCCACGCGGGGGAGACAGGCACCGCCGCCGCGCAGCGCGAGGTCCTGCGCACGGCGCGCACCGTCGCCGTCCCCGGCTGCAACGTCACCGCGATCACCCTCGCCCTCCAGCCCGGCGTGAGCGCCGGCGTCGTCGACCCGTCCGACGTCGTCGCCGTCCTCGCCAACGGGTACTCCGGGGCGGGAAAGTCGCTCAAGCCGCACCTGCTCGCCAGCGAGGGCCTGGGCACCGCGACGCCCTACGCCGTCGGCGGCACCCACCGTCACGTCCCGGAGATCGAGCAGAACCTGCGCCGCGCCGGCGCCGCGAGCGTCCGGCTCTCCTTCACCCCCACTCTCGTGCCGATGGCCCGCGGCATCCTCGCCACCGTCACCGCGCCGCTCGCGGCCGCCGCGAGCGCCGCCGACGTCCGCCGCGCGTGGGAGGACGCCTACGCCGGGGAGACGTTCGTCCGCCTGCTCCCCGAGGGGCAGTGGCCGACGACGGCGGCGACCCTCGGCGCGAACACCGCCCACGTCCAGGTGACCGTCGACGAGCGGGCCGGGCGCGTCGTCGCCGTCTGCGCGATCGACAACCTCGTCAAGGGCACCGCCGGTGCCGCCGTCCAGTCGATGAACCTCGCCCTCGGCCTGCCGGAGGGCCGGGGCCTGACCACCGTGGGAGTCGCCCCGTGA
- a CDS encoding acetylornithine transaminase → MTDIVPETQQSTTVWAERYSHALMNTFGPPQRVLVRGEGAWVWDADGRRYLDLLAGIAVNSLGHAHPTLVSAVSAQLGTLGHVSNFFATPTQVHLAERLLEVVEPGGAPAGSRVFLANSGTEAMEGAFKLARRHGGAARPRILALEGAFHGRTMGALALTHKAAYREPFEPLPGGVEHLPFGDVDALAAAMGDDVAALVLEPVQGEAGVRPLPPGYLAAARELTSRHGALLVLDEVQTGMGRTGRWMAHHHDHIGGGVVPDVVVLAKGMAGGLPVGAVVALGEHAATLLGPGQHGTTFGGNPVASAAALATMHVIERDGLLDAVTERGRQLVDGATALEHPLVSGVRGEGLLLALTLTRPVAQDVARAALDAGYIVNPVAPDAIRLAPPFILTPEQAAGFLADLPAVLDAGGSA, encoded by the coding sequence GTGACCGACATCGTCCCCGAGACCCAGCAGTCGACGACCGTGTGGGCCGAGCGCTACTCCCACGCGCTCATGAACACGTTCGGGCCCCCGCAGCGCGTCCTCGTGCGCGGGGAGGGCGCGTGGGTCTGGGACGCCGACGGCCGCCGCTACCTCGACCTGCTCGCGGGCATCGCGGTCAACTCCCTGGGCCACGCCCACCCCACGCTCGTCTCGGCCGTCTCCGCCCAGCTCGGGACGCTCGGGCACGTGTCGAACTTCTTCGCCACCCCCACCCAGGTGCACCTCGCCGAGCGGCTGCTCGAGGTCGTCGAGCCGGGCGGGGCGCCCGCCGGTTCGCGGGTGTTCCTCGCGAACTCCGGCACCGAGGCGATGGAGGGTGCCTTCAAGCTGGCCCGCCGGCACGGCGGGGCCGCCCGCCCCCGCATCCTCGCCCTCGAGGGGGCCTTCCACGGCCGGACGATGGGCGCGCTCGCGCTCACCCACAAGGCCGCCTACCGCGAGCCGTTCGAGCCGCTGCCCGGCGGCGTCGAGCACCTGCCCTTCGGTGACGTCGATGCGCTCGCCGCCGCCATGGGCGACGACGTCGCCGCCCTCGTCCTCGAGCCCGTCCAGGGCGAGGCGGGCGTGCGTCCGCTGCCCCCCGGCTACCTCGCCGCGGCCCGCGAGCTCACCTCCCGCCACGGCGCGCTCCTCGTCCTGGACGAGGTGCAGACCGGGATGGGCCGCACCGGCCGCTGGATGGCCCACCACCACGACCACATCGGAGGCGGCGTCGTGCCCGACGTCGTCGTCCTCGCCAAGGGGATGGCCGGCGGGCTGCCCGTGGGCGCCGTCGTCGCCCTCGGTGAGCACGCGGCCACGCTCCTGGGACCGGGCCAGCACGGCACGACCTTCGGCGGCAACCCGGTCGCCTCCGCCGCGGCGCTCGCGACGATGCACGTCATCGAGCGTGACGGCCTGCTCGACGCCGTCACCGAGCGGGGCCGCCAGCTCGTCGACGGGGCCACCGCCCTGGAGCACCCGCTCGTGTCCGGGGTCCGGGGGGAGGGGCTGCTCCTGGCCCTCACCCTCACCCGGCCGGTCGCCCAGGACGTCGCGCGCGCGGCGCTGGACGCCGGCTACATCGTCAACCCGGTGGCGCCCGACGCGATCCGACTGGCACCGCCGTTCATCCTCACCCCGGAGCAGGCCGCCGGCTTCCTCGCCGACCTGCCCGCCGTGCTCGACGCCGGAGGCTCCGCATGA
- the argB gene encoding acetylglutamate kinase codes for MTELPHSLRPEQKAEVLLQALPWLERFAGTRVVVKYGGNAMVDEQLQRAFAADILFLHQVGMQPVVVHGGGPQISTMLDTLGIATEFRGGLRVTTPEAMAVVRMVLTGQVQRDLVSLLNERTAHAVGISGEDGGLLRAERRTAVVDGEPVDVGLVGDVVEVHPAAVEDLLAAGRIPVISTIAPDVADRSQVLNVNADTAAAALAIALGARKLVVLTDVEGLYRAWPDRSSIVRRIHADELSLMLPDLESGMVPKMEACLRAVRGGVPQAHIVDGRLPHSMLLEIFTDEGVGTLVLPDWGRQSTHPEAP; via the coding sequence ATGACCGAGCTCCCGCACAGCCTCCGCCCCGAGCAGAAGGCCGAGGTCCTGCTCCAGGCCCTGCCGTGGCTCGAGCGGTTCGCCGGCACCCGCGTCGTCGTCAAGTACGGCGGTAACGCGATGGTCGACGAGCAGCTCCAGCGCGCGTTCGCGGCCGACATCCTCTTCCTCCACCAGGTCGGCATGCAGCCGGTCGTCGTCCACGGCGGCGGCCCGCAGATCTCCACGATGCTCGACACGCTGGGCATCGCCACCGAGTTCCGCGGCGGGCTGCGGGTGACGACCCCCGAGGCGATGGCCGTGGTCCGCATGGTCCTCACCGGCCAGGTGCAGCGCGACCTCGTCTCCCTGCTCAACGAGCGCACGGCGCACGCCGTCGGCATCTCCGGCGAGGACGGCGGCCTGCTGCGCGCCGAGCGCCGCACCGCCGTCGTCGATGGTGAGCCGGTGGACGTCGGGCTCGTCGGCGACGTCGTCGAGGTCCACCCCGCCGCCGTCGAGGACCTCCTCGCCGCCGGGCGCATCCCGGTGATCTCGACGATCGCGCCCGACGTCGCCGACCGCAGCCAGGTGCTCAACGTCAACGCCGACACCGCGGCCGCGGCGCTCGCCATCGCCCTCGGGGCGCGCAAGCTCGTCGTCCTCACCGACGTCGAGGGCCTGTACCGCGCGTGGCCCGACCGCTCCTCGATCGTCCGGCGCATCCACGCCGACGAGCTCAGCCTCATGCTCCCCGACCTCGAGTCGGGCATGGTGCCGAAGATGGAGGCCTGCCTGCGGGCGGTGCGCGGCGGTGTCCCGCAGGCGCACATCGTCGACGGCCGCCTGCCCCACTCGATGCTGCTGGAGATCTTCACCGACGAGGGCGTGGGCACCCTCGTCCTGCCCGACTGGGGCCGCCAGTCCACCCACCCGGAGGCACCGTGA
- the argH gene encoding argininosuccinate lyase: MGESPLSLWGGRFSGGPADALTELSRSTQFDWRLARHDIAGSRAHARALAGAGLLDQAELDGMLAALDRLEGDVVSGAFGPRPEDEDVHTALERGLIERAGPALGGKLRAGRSRNDQIATLVRSYLREQARLLAGGVLDVVTALTEQAAAHPGAVMPGRTHLQHAQPLLLAHHLLAHAWPLLRDVQRWVDWDARAAVSPYGSGALAGSSLGLDPRAVAADLGFSDSVENSIDGTAARDVVAEFAFVAAMVGVNLSRISEDVIIWATKEFGFARLDDAFSTGSSIMPQKKNPDVAELARGKAGRLIGDLTGLLATLKGLPLAYNRDLQEDKEPVFDGVDTLSVLLPAVSGMVATLTFDTARMAELAPQGFSLATDIAEWLVREGVAFRDAHEIAGECVRVCEAAGKELWDLTDDELAAISPHLTPQVRSVLSVEGSVASRNGRGGTAPDRVAEQLTAARAELARLREWAGTQPGGPATA; this comes from the coding sequence ATGGGTGAGTCCCCCCTGAGCCTGTGGGGCGGCCGCTTCAGCGGTGGGCCGGCCGACGCGCTCACCGAGCTGTCGCGCTCCACGCAGTTCGACTGGCGGCTCGCGCGCCACGACATCGCCGGCTCCCGGGCGCACGCCCGTGCGCTCGCGGGTGCCGGGCTGCTCGACCAGGCAGAGCTCGACGGGATGCTCGCGGCGCTCGACCGCCTCGAGGGCGACGTCGTCTCCGGCGCCTTCGGGCCGCGGCCGGAGGACGAGGACGTGCACACCGCGCTCGAGCGCGGGCTCATCGAGCGGGCCGGGCCCGCGCTGGGCGGCAAGCTGCGCGCGGGCCGCTCCCGCAACGACCAGATCGCCACGCTCGTGCGCTCCTACCTGCGCGAGCAGGCGCGGCTGCTCGCCGGCGGGGTGCTCGACGTCGTCACGGCCCTCACCGAGCAGGCGGCCGCCCACCCGGGCGCGGTCATGCCGGGGCGCACCCACCTGCAGCACGCCCAGCCGCTGCTGCTGGCCCACCACCTGCTCGCCCACGCGTGGCCCCTGCTGCGTGACGTGCAGCGGTGGGTGGACTGGGACGCCCGCGCGGCGGTCTCGCCCTACGGCTCCGGCGCGCTCGCCGGCTCGTCCCTCGGGCTGGACCCGCGCGCCGTCGCGGCGGACCTCGGCTTCAGCGACTCGGTGGAGAACTCCATCGACGGCACCGCCGCGCGCGACGTCGTCGCCGAGTTCGCGTTCGTCGCGGCCATGGTGGGCGTCAACCTCTCGCGGATCAGCGAGGACGTCATCATCTGGGCGACCAAGGAGTTCGGCTTCGCCCGGCTCGACGACGCGTTCTCCACCGGCTCCTCGATCATGCCGCAGAAGAAGAACCCCGACGTCGCCGAGCTGGCGCGCGGCAAGGCCGGGCGCCTCATCGGCGACCTCACCGGTCTGCTCGCCACGCTCAAGGGCCTGCCGCTGGCCTACAACCGCGACCTGCAGGAGGACAAGGAGCCCGTGTTCGACGGCGTCGACACGCTCTCGGTGCTCCTGCCTGCGGTCTCGGGCATGGTCGCCACGCTGACCTTCGACACCGCCCGCATGGCCGAGCTCGCGCCCCAGGGGTTCTCCCTGGCCACCGACATCGCCGAGTGGCTCGTGCGTGAGGGGGTCGCCTTCCGCGACGCGCACGAGATCGCGGGGGAGTGCGTGCGGGTGTGTGAGGCCGCGGGCAAGGAGCTGTGGGACCTCACCGACGACGAGCTCGCCGCGATCTCCCCGCACCTCACCCCGCAGGTGCGTTCCGTGCTCAGCGTCGAGGGCTCGGTCGCCTCGCGCAACGGCCGCGGCGGCACCGCCCCGGACCGGGTCGCCGAGCAGCTCACGGCCGCGCGGGCCGAGCTCGCGCGGCTGCGTGAGTGGGCAGGGACCCAGCCCGGGGGGCCGGCCACCGCGTGA
- a CDS encoding argininosuccinate synthase yields MSDSTAPATTPAGKERVVLAYSGGLDTSVAIGWIGEQTGTEVIAVAVDVGQGGEDLDVIRQRALDCGAVEAYVADAREEFATEYCMPALKANALYQDRYPVVSALSRPVIVKHLVRAARQFGATTVAHGCTGKGNDQVRFEVGITSLAPDLKCLAPVRDLALTRDVAIDYAQRHQLPIETTKNNPFSIDQNVWGRAIETGFLEDIWNAPTKDVYSYTDDPAFPPVPDEVVITFKEGVPVALDGVPVTPLQAIQELNRRAGAQGVGRIDIVEDRLVGIKSREVYEAPGAIALITAHQELENVTVEREQARFKKGVDQRWTELVYDGQWFSPLKRSLDVFIDDTQRYVSGEIRLLLHGGRAVVTGRRSDSSLYDFNLATYDSGDTFDQSNAKGFIEIYGLTAKLAAARDVVFGNAVDLGQGTLEVSDHG; encoded by the coding sequence ATGAGTGACAGCACCGCCCCCGCCACCACCCCCGCCGGCAAGGAGCGGGTCGTCCTCGCCTACTCCGGCGGGCTGGACACCTCGGTGGCCATCGGCTGGATCGGCGAGCAGACCGGCACCGAGGTCATCGCCGTGGCCGTCGACGTCGGCCAGGGCGGGGAGGACCTCGACGTCATCCGCCAGCGCGCGCTCGACTGCGGTGCGGTGGAGGCCTACGTCGCCGACGCACGCGAGGAGTTCGCCACCGAGTACTGCATGCCGGCGCTCAAGGCCAACGCCCTCTACCAGGACCGCTACCCGGTGGTCTCGGCGCTCTCGCGCCCCGTCATCGTCAAGCACCTCGTGCGCGCCGCACGCCAGTTCGGCGCCACGACCGTGGCCCACGGCTGCACCGGCAAGGGCAACGACCAGGTCCGCTTCGAGGTCGGCATCACCTCCCTCGCCCCGGACCTCAAGTGCCTGGCCCCGGTCCGCGACCTCGCCCTCACCCGCGACGTCGCCATCGACTACGCCCAGCGCCACCAGCTGCCGATCGAGACGACGAAGAACAACCCGTTCTCCATCGACCAGAACGTGTGGGGCCGCGCGATCGAGACCGGCTTCCTCGAGGACATCTGGAACGCCCCGACCAAGGACGTCTACAGCTACACCGACGACCCGGCCTTCCCGCCGGTCCCCGACGAGGTCGTCATCACCTTCAAGGAGGGCGTGCCCGTCGCGCTCGACGGCGTCCCGGTCACCCCGCTCCAGGCGATCCAGGAGCTCAACCGCCGCGCCGGCGCCCAGGGCGTGGGCCGCATCGACATCGTCGAGGACCGCCTCGTGGGCATCAAGTCCCGCGAGGTCTACGAGGCCCCCGGCGCGATCGCGCTCATCACCGCCCACCAGGAGCTGGAGAACGTCACCGTCGAGCGTGAGCAGGCCCGCTTCAAGAAGGGCGTGGACCAGCGCTGGACCGAGCTGGTCTACGACGGCCAGTGGTTCTCCCCGCTCAAGCGCTCCCTCGACGTCTTCATCGACGACACCCAGCGCTACGTCTCCGGCGAGATCCGGCTGCTCCTGCACGGGGGCCGCGCCGTGGTCACCGGCCGCCGCAGCGACTCCAGCCTCTACGACTTCAACCTCGCCACCTACGACTCCGGCGACACCTTCGACCAGTCCAACGCCAAGGGCTTCATCGAGATCTACGGCCTCACCGCCAAGCTCGCCGCCGCCCGTGACGTCGTCTTCGGCAACGCCGTCGACCTCGGGCAGGGCACCTTGGAGGTCTCCGACCATGGGTGA
- the argJ gene encoding bifunctional glutamate N-acetyltransferase/amino-acid acetyltransferase ArgJ: MTVTAPRGFRAAGVAAGLKSSGGKDVALVVNDGPSAVAAAVFTTNRVVAAPVVWSRTAVGDGIARAVVLNSGGANACTGPEGFLDTHRTAEHVGELLGVSAGDVVVCSTGLIGERLDMPALTAGVTAAAAALSADGGPDAAEAIMTTDTVAKTVHVEGEGWSVGGMAKGAGMLAPALATMLCVLTTDAELDTEQADAALREATRLTFDRVDSDGAMSTNDTVVLLASGASGVRPDPQRFQDALTEAARQLARALVADAEGASHDVAVTVTGATSETAALAVARAITRSNLVKTAIFGNDPNWGRIIASAGTVPEDVAPYDPLALDVTVNGVQVCRAGGVGDDRSLVDLAGSREVHIEVALHAGDAPPVTVWTNDLTHDYVHENSAYST; encoded by the coding sequence GTGACCGTCACCGCCCCCCGGGGCTTCCGGGCCGCCGGCGTCGCCGCCGGCCTCAAGAGCAGTGGCGGCAAGGACGTCGCGCTCGTCGTCAACGACGGCCCCTCGGCCGTCGCCGCCGCCGTGTTCACGACCAACCGCGTCGTCGCCGCGCCGGTCGTGTGGTCGCGCACCGCCGTCGGGGACGGGATCGCCCGCGCGGTCGTCCTCAACTCCGGCGGTGCGAACGCCTGCACCGGGCCCGAGGGCTTCCTCGACACCCACCGGACGGCCGAGCACGTCGGGGAGCTCCTCGGCGTCTCCGCCGGGGACGTCGTCGTCTGCTCCACCGGCCTCATCGGCGAGCGGCTCGACATGCCGGCGCTGACCGCGGGTGTCACCGCCGCGGCCGCGGCCCTGTCCGCCGACGGCGGCCCCGACGCCGCCGAGGCGATCATGACCACCGACACCGTCGCCAAGACCGTGCACGTCGAGGGGGAGGGCTGGTCGGTGGGCGGCATGGCCAAGGGCGCGGGCATGCTCGCCCCGGCCCTGGCGACCATGCTCTGCGTCCTCACCACCGACGCCGAGCTCGACACCGAGCAGGCCGACGCCGCTCTCCGTGAGGCCACCCGGCTCACCTTCGACCGCGTCGACTCCGACGGCGCGATGTCGACGAACGACACCGTCGTCCTCCTCGCGTCCGGCGCCAGCGGCGTGCGCCCGGACCCGCAGCGCTTCCAGGACGCGCTCACCGAGGCGGCCCGGCAGCTCGCCCGCGCGCTCGTCGCCGACGCCGAGGGCGCCAGCCACGACGTCGCCGTCACCGTCACGGGGGCGACCAGCGAGACCGCGGCCCTCGCCGTCGCCCGGGCGATCACCCGCTCCAACCTCGTCAAGACCGCGATCTTCGGCAACGACCCCAACTGGGGTCGCATCATCGCCTCGGCCGGGACCGTCCCCGAGGACGTCGCCCCCTACGACCCGCTCGCCCTGGACGTCACCGTCAACGGTGTCCAGGTCTGCCGGGCCGGCGGCGTGGGGGATGACCGTTCGCTCGTCGACCTCGCGGGCAGCCGCGAGGTCCACATCGAGGTCGCCCTGCACGCCGGTGACGCCCCGCCCGTCACCGTCTGGACCAACGACCTCACCCACGACTACGTCCACGAGAACAGTGCGTACTCGACATGA
- a CDS encoding DNA-3-methyladenine glycosylase: protein MTTLDLTAPSLEVAPRLLGAHLTVRSEEGAVTVRLTEVEAYDGADDPGSHAYRGLTPRTEVMFGPAGRLYVYFTYGMHWCANVVCGQDGRASAVLLRGGEVVEGLELARSRRPAARRDVDLARGPARMAQALGLTGADNGLALAAGGRAELAAPADVVPEPVTGPRVGVAGPGGDGEVFPWRFWLPGEPTVSVYRPGTRRPRRT, encoded by the coding sequence GTGACGACGCTCGACCTCACCGCCCCCTCCCTCGAGGTGGCACCCCGCCTCCTCGGCGCGCACCTGACGGTGCGCTCGGAGGAGGGGGCGGTGACGGTGCGTCTCACCGAGGTCGAGGCCTACGACGGCGCCGACGACCCGGGGTCCCACGCGTACCGGGGCCTCACCCCGCGCACCGAGGTGATGTTCGGCCCGGCGGGCCGGCTGTACGTCTACTTCACCTACGGCATGCACTGGTGCGCGAACGTCGTGTGCGGGCAGGACGGGCGCGCGAGCGCGGTGCTGCTGCGCGGCGGGGAGGTCGTCGAGGGCCTGGAGCTCGCGCGCTCCCGGCGCCCGGCCGCCCGACGCGACGTCGACCTCGCGCGCGGCCCGGCCCGGATGGCCCAGGCACTCGGGCTCACCGGCGCCGACAACGGACTGGCGCTCGCTGCCGGAGGGCGGGCCGAGCTGGCCGCCCCGGCGGACGTGGTCCCTGAGCCGGTGACCGGACCGCGGGTCGGGGTCGCCGGGCCGGGTGGGGACGGCGAGGTGTTCCCGTGGCGGTTCTGGCTGCCCGGCGAGCCGACCGTCTCGGTCTACCGCCCCGGCACCCGCCGCCCCCGCCGCACCTGA
- the argR gene encoding arginine repressor, giving the protein MSIPVTRAARHALIARLLSQQRISSQGELSAQLASHGVQVTQATLSRDLVELRAGKITLPGGGQVYALPEEGAAGAMAPPVAPGEGHGVARLARWCSELLVSADRADALVVLRTPAGAAQLLASAVDTAVLPEVIGTIAGDDTVLVITRDGKAGAELTARLLALAAPSTNGPARAGADRPIAPSIERDSA; this is encoded by the coding sequence GTGAGCATCCCGGTCACCCGGGCGGCACGCCACGCGCTCATCGCCCGACTCCTGTCCCAGCAGCGCATCTCCTCCCAGGGGGAGCTCAGCGCCCAGCTTGCCTCCCACGGCGTCCAGGTGACCCAGGCGACCCTCTCGCGCGACCTCGTCGAGCTGCGCGCCGGGAAGATCACCCTGCCCGGCGGCGGGCAGGTCTACGCGCTGCCGGAGGAGGGCGCCGCCGGCGCCATGGCCCCGCCCGTGGCCCCCGGGGAGGGGCACGGCGTCGCGCGCCTGGCGCGCTGGTGCAGCGAGCTGCTCGTCTCCGCGGACCGCGCCGACGCGCTGGTCGTCCTGCGCACCCCCGCGGGCGCCGCGCAGCTGCTCGCCTCCGCGGTCGACACCGCCGTCCTTCCCGAGGTCATCGGCACGATCGCCGGTGACGACACCGTCCTCGTCATCACCCGTGACGGCAAGGCAGGGGCCGAGCTCACCGCCCGGCTCCTCGCCCTCGCCGCCCCCAGCACCAACGGCCCGGCGCGCGCCGGCGCCGACCGCCCTATCGCACCATCCATCGAAAGAGACTCAGCATGA
- the argF gene encoding ornithine carbamoyltransferase, whose protein sequence is MTVHFLRDDDLTVDAQRSVLALALDLKAGAVAPRPLEGKAVAVMFDKASTRTRVSFSVGIHELGGYPLVLDAAGTQVGRGESVEDTVRVLDRQVAAIVWRTFGQQNLDRAAAVSAVPVVNALTDEFHPCQVLADLQTVAEHRGGLAAEGPALAGRSLAYLGDGANNMAHSYLLGGVTAGMDVRIAAPAGYNPDPAVVERAREIAALTGGSVLVTTDPDEAVDGVTAVATDTWVSMGQEAEAGERESPFVPYRVDERLMARGADAVFLHCLPVYRGMEATADVVDGPRSVIWDEAENRRHAQKAVLVHLLEEAAR, encoded by the coding sequence ATGACCGTCCACTTCCTGCGTGACGACGACCTGACCGTCGACGCCCAGCGCTCCGTCCTCGCCCTCGCCCTCGACCTCAAGGCCGGCGCCGTCGCGCCCCGCCCGTTGGAGGGCAAGGCCGTGGCCGTCATGTTCGACAAGGCCTCCACCCGCACCCGGGTCTCCTTCTCCGTCGGCATCCACGAGCTCGGCGGCTACCCGCTCGTGCTCGACGCCGCCGGCACCCAGGTGGGCCGCGGGGAGTCGGTGGAGGACACCGTGCGGGTGCTCGACCGGCAGGTCGCCGCGATCGTCTGGCGCACCTTCGGCCAGCAGAACCTCGACCGCGCCGCCGCCGTGAGCGCGGTGCCGGTGGTCAACGCGCTCACCGACGAGTTCCACCCGTGCCAGGTGCTCGCCGACCTCCAGACCGTCGCCGAGCACCGCGGCGGCCTGGCCGCCGAGGGTCCCGCTCTCGCCGGGCGGTCCCTCGCCTACCTCGGCGACGGCGCGAACAACATGGCCCACTCCTACCTCCTCGGCGGCGTCACCGCCGGCATGGACGTGCGCATCGCCGCCCCCGCGGGCTACAACCCCGACCCCGCCGTGGTCGAGCGGGCGCGGGAGATCGCGGCGCTCACCGGGGGCAGCGTGCTCGTCACCACCGACCCCGACGAGGCCGTCGACGGCGTCACCGCCGTCGCCACCGACACGTGGGTCTCGATGGGGCAGGAGGCCGAGGCGGGGGAGCGGGAGTCCCCGTTCGTGCCCTACCGGGTGGACGAGCGGCTCATGGCGCGCGGCGCGGACGCCGTCTTCCTCCACTGCCTGCCGGTCTACCGGGGCATGGAGGCGACCGCCGACGTCGTCGACGGCCCCCGGTCCGTCATCTGGGACGAGGCCGAGAACCGTCGCCACGCGCAGAAGGCCGTGCTCGTCCACCTCCTGGAGGAGGCAGCCCGGTGA